From Bradyrhizobium erythrophlei:
CCGCACAATTCCACCGACCAGCCGAACGAGTTGGCGCCGTGTTCGCGGGCGGTTTTGCCCATCGACACCACGCGGACCTCGTCGCCATATTTCTCGCCGAACAGGGCCCGGGCGCCGGCCTCGCGGGCGTCGTCCACCGCCATCAGGCGCGTGGTGACCTCGTCATTCTCCAGCACCACATCGTTGGCGATATCCTCGATCCGGGAGAGCTCCTCCGGCGTGATCGGCTTCGGATGCACGAAGTCGAAGCGCAGGCGGTCCGGCGCCACCAGCGAGCCGCGCTGGGCGATGTGGTCGCCGAGCACCTGCCGCAAAGCCTCGTGCAGCAGATGCGTCGCCGAATGATTGGCGCGGATCGATGAGCGCCTCAAGTGATCGACATCGAGCTGCAGCGCGGTGCCGGGCTTCAAGGTGCCCTGCTCCACGGTGCCCAGATGCACGAAGAGATCGCCGGCCTTTTTCTGGGTCTCGGTGACGCGGATTCGCACGCCCTCTCCGGTCATCACGCCGGTGTCGCCGACCTGGCCGCCGGATTCGGCATAGAACGGCGTCTGGTTCAGGACGATCGCGCCGGCCTCGCCCGCCTTGAGGCTCTCGACCTCCTTGCCGTCTTTCACCAGCGCACCGACCACGCCCTCCGCGGTCTCGGTCTCGTAGCCCAAAAACTCGGTCGCGCCGAGCTTTTCGCGCAACGGAAACCAGACGTTCTCGGTGGCGGTATCGCCGGAGCCCGCCCAGGCCGCGCGCGCCTTTTCGCGCTGCCGGTCCATCGCGTCGGTGAAGGACGCGATATCGACGCCGATGCCGCGTGACTTCAGCGCGTCTTGCGTCAGATCGAGCGGAAAGCCGTAGGTGTCGTACAGCGTGAACGCGGTATCGCCGTCGAACATGTCGCCCTTCTTCAGGCCACTGCTCTTCTCGTCGAGGATCGACAGGCCCCGCTCCAACGTCTTGCGGAAGCGGGTCTCTTCCAGCCGCAGGGTTTCCTCGATCAGGTTTTCCGCGCGCACCAATTCGGGATAGGCCTGGCCCATCTCGCGCACCAGCGCCCACACCAGCCGGTGCATCAGCGGATCGCGCGCGCCGAGCAACTGCGCATGGCGCATCGCGCGCCGCATGATCCGGCGCAGCACATAGCCGCGGCCCTCGTTCGACGGCAATACGCCGTCGGCGATCAGGAAGGACGAGGCGCGCAGATGATCGGCAATCACGCGCAGCGAGGCCTTCTGCGGCCCTTGCGGATCGGCGCCGGTCAATTCGGAGATGGCGCGGATCAGGGCTACGAACAGGTCGATGTCGTAATTGTCATGCTTGCCCTGCAAGACCGCGGCGACGCGCTCCAGCCCCGCGCCGGTATCGATCGACGGCTTCGGCAAGGGATTGCGCACCCCGCCCTCGAGCTGTTCGAACTGCATGAACACGAGATTCCAGATCTCAATGAAGCGGTCGCCATCCTGCTCGGCCGAGCCCGGCGGGCCGCCCCAGATCTTGTCGCCATGGTCGTAGAAGATCTCCGAACACGGACCGCACGGACCGGTGTCGCCCATCTGCCAGAAATTGTCTGAACCGGCGATACGGATGATGCGCGACTCCGGCAGGCCTGCGATCTTCTTCC
This genomic window contains:
- the alaS gene encoding alanine--tRNA ligase — protein: MSGVNEIRSTFLKFFADNGHEIVPSSPLVPRNDPTLMFTNAGMVQFKNVFTGVEKRPYQRATTSQKCVRAGGKHNDLDNVGYTARHHTFFEMLGNFSFGDYFKDRAIELAWNLVTKEFGLPKDKLTATVYIDDDEAFGLWKKIAGLPESRIIRIAGSDNFWQMGDTGPCGPCSEIFYDHGDKIWGGPPGSAEQDGDRFIEIWNLVFMQFEQLEGGVRNPLPKPSIDTGAGLERVAAVLQGKHDNYDIDLFVALIRAISELTGADPQGPQKASLRVIADHLRASSFLIADGVLPSNEGRGYVLRRIMRRAMRHAQLLGARDPLMHRLVWALVREMGQAYPELVRAENLIEETLRLEETRFRKTLERGLSILDEKSSGLKKGDMFDGDTAFTLYDTYGFPLDLTQDALKSRGIGVDIASFTDAMDRQREKARAAWAGSGDTATENVWFPLREKLGATEFLGYETETAEGVVGALVKDGKEVESLKAGEAGAIVLNQTPFYAESGGQVGDTGVMTGEGVRIRVTETQKKAGDLFVHLGTVEQGTLKPGTALQLDVDHLRRSSIRANHSATHLLHEALRQVLGDHIAQRGSLVAPDRLRFDFVHPKPITPEELSRIEDIANDVVLENDEVTTRLMAVDDAREAGARALFGEKYGDEVRVVSMGKTAREHGANSFGWSVELCGGTHVRRTGDIGLISVTSESAVASGVRRIEALTGRHARKHANDTMALAKTAAMELRTTVDEVPARIASLMEERKRLERDLSEARKKLAMGGGASVSDGAAAAANGVRHVGDVKLLARAVEGIEMKDLKSLADDGKKQLGSGVVAIVGVSGDGKAGVVVGVTSDLTSRYNAVDLARVASVVLGGKGGGGRPDMAQAGGPDGAKADAALSAIEKAMAGA